The window accatGTTGTCTTGATCAATGGCGATCATAAAGGACTTTAaaagtaaagatatttttcgTCCAtcagatagataattaaaaaaagcatgtacttttttttaaaacgataaattactttaaagtttagaaaaTTGGGAATTGACccattaaaaaaatgcttttaattaaagtgGTGAACATTCTCAATATATCGACATTTTCCCTGGCTTAATAGATCATCATTTAGTCCGCACCTCATCTATGGTCAGCTGTCCGGGTTCCACGAGGCCGATCATGCGCAAGAAATACATGGTGCACCACATGGCCTGCAGGACTAGGAAGTGAGGGCGGTTCTTTGACACCACTGTAATAAAACAAGGCTACGTTAATGTGGACAATTTAAAACAGAGAAGTCCCAAATATCAGAGAAGTAAATAAAAGTGTTGTGttctttctttaattttgcTTCTGATGTGAACGATGCTCATTGTATACTGTCAATATAAAGACATACAAGCGAGCAATGGCCAGGCTTCGACCAAAGCCATTCTTGTTGGTGCGTTTGGAACTTATACCATTGAATGGTATGAGCCCAAAACTCAACTTGGATTTTTCACCTAGTCACCAGGTGACTTGGATTTTTCTTGACTTACTAATCTCCATAATAGCGAAGTAGGGTGTGACGACGAGATGCAGTAGCGTTGAGATCAGTATGACGATGAGCGGCAGGCCGTAGCTGGCGTCGATGCTGGTGACGACGTCGCAGAGCGTGCCGTGCAGCGCGGCCAGGCGCCGCACCGCGTCACACGGGGACACCACCAGCCGGGGCTCGCCACTCGCTGGGGCGAGAGGAGTCATTATAGTAACAAGGCAAGGGTACCACctccatttcatttttatatttgaataatctCGTCTTTTTCATCTCGGCCCATAATCCAAAATTGAATGTTAGTGATAAAACCTCACCAGTTCGTTTTATGATAACAACTTCTTCTTGCATCCTATCGTTATCAAAACCAGAATTCACCGGCGATACCCGAATAGCATAGATGTTCAGCGGTGACCAATTGTTCGCTTTCtctactgaaaaatattttatttaacatatttttattaccagtAGGAATAGTTTTAACGCAGCTCTAAACACAATTAAGCAAAACCAAGTACCAGGGATGGAGGCATGGCGAACAGTCAGCGCGAAAGCATTGTTGATGGCGGACAAGCGAGAGCGCACTAAGAGCGCGGTGAACGCAAACTGAACTTCCAGAATAATGACCAAGTACCACAGCGAGTAAAAAGCAATGTAGTAGTACAAGACGTTCCctgaaacataataaatacatgaaaaatgCAGGACTTATTACCACAACAATATCTGATTTAGGTTATTTATCCATTACGTACATTCTCGATCGACCTTCATAGCTTCCATCATGTAGAATATAAAGTCATCTACAATGAGAACGGAAAACATGGCCAGGGTTGCGAGGATGTATATGCACTGCTTTCGTTCTAACGCCGCCGAGTACTGGCTGGCTATGCTAATGTCCGTCTGTGAAGTAAATGACATCGTCCATTTATAGCTAATCACCACAAATTCTCAAACAACACGCTGCATTTTCATCTGAATTCTATATCCTATATCCtcatattttattgagtttGCTCTACCGTAGCGATATCCTCCATGAAGTTGAGCATGATCTGCATCCTCCGCCGCACTCCCAAGACTCCTGCGAACGCTGTCACCACCACTATCAGCACGTCGCTCGCTGACGCCACCTGTGCCAGCGGCGTCTGCATGCGGATCGATGTTGCTCCCACTTTGATCTCACCCACAACGCCCATGATTGTACATAAGCCTGAAATCAGACAAAACAATGGAAGGATTCGGGGTGGGAACGAAGCAGTAACAGTATGTGGTACATTTCATCACACAAAAACAACGTACCCAGCACAATGACGAGGAAGTAACTGTAGACACACTTGACGTTTGATATGCTGACCGTGTAGCCGGCGCCGTGAGACTCGAACCGCAGCGGCGCCAAGCCAAACACACTCGATAACTGGAATATTAGTGTTTAACATCGCATAAAAGAGATGTTGCAGGCATTTTTATACATTGATCGTACTCGACTCGTAGATTTGGTGTAGTGGATATTGTCTCAATCTTCTTGCCAAAGACAATCATAATCCGAAACAAAATCTACAAGGGCAGCATACTCATCAGAAGTTTACATCGGTCCATGCTATAAGAATGTAACAAACTAAGTTTGTCTTGGAGACTATGCGTTAGTTCATATTTCTAATGGTATTTTTTTCATGGTGCCTATTCGTTACTTAGTTAAGTTAAAACTACTAGAGCAACCTGCCCATAAAGAGTTGCATCTAGTCTACATGATCTCACAGTGACATGACCAGGATTAtctatgaattttatttaattcttcttCCTTGATCAGAAATTGTATGGTCCACTGTCCAGAGTcctttattaacaaaaactacCAGGGTTGCACAATCACCGGGAGGCTCCCTCATTATGAATACGAGAAAGACACGCGAAACGGACAGCCGCCGCAGTAGTGGTGCGGCCACTACTCCCTCAACTATAGCCAGCTCCACACTACCAGGGCTGCATACCCACCAGGAGGTTACTTGCACCAGCTCTCACCCTGAGTATGAAGGCATGCGCGCCGCCCACCACGCAGTGCGTGGCGCGCTCGGCTCGCGGCACCGACTGCTGCGGCAGCGGCGCGCCTGGTACTCCCTCCACCTTCGCTGACTCCACACCTAAAGAAATTGCAACACAAAGACCTAATTGGAAATTACATTGTTATGTGCCTGGGTTCGAACCTGCTACTTTTAACTTTGACTTtaatcaaaaccaaaaaagtGGGTCGGTAGAAAATCTCCAGTCGTATCGGCTGCAATctgtaatatttatacatacacgttttattttaaatcatccatctaaaaataaaatatacaagtagCAAAAATTACAATTTGGAGAACAAATATTAAGTTACACAAAACTTACTTCTAATAAACACCAAGTCACTCGTCAACGTTTACCAAACTAATGTGATCATGGAATCAACACAATGTCACGTTAGGTGTTTTGACAAGTATATAACTTGTCAGAATTACAACAGTTCTATATATGTCAAAAACActcatacatatacatatataaagcCTCGTGTCCACTGGGCAACACATGACGCGCGACATGTTGCGCAACAAATATTAAGCAGTGATAGCtaatataaattactatttcttttgtatttttaggttaagaaattatttaaggataagaaaaaaatattcatcttaaACGTCCAATTGTATGACCGTTAGACTAGCGCGTCAAAGATCACATGTCCGAACTACCACGTGAGCTACgtcttttttaattactgtgAGTAATACAACTAAGAACCTTTCAAAGGTAAGTTTAGCTCCATCATGCAGTAGCCACCAGGCGCGTTAAATTCTCAAACCAGGTCATTATGATCACAACAACAAATTAGGGAcacaaaatcataataaaaaaaaattcaatactttacaaaaacatGTTGCTCGCCATTTTACAACGTTGCCGAACATGTTGCGCAACACATCGCGCTACGGTAGTCGCCTTATCTATACGAAGCTTTATaacgaaaataaagaaatcatgGAAATTACATGTGGAAAGGAACCATCATTATGTTTACATTACTgaacagaaaacatttttataacaataaaaacgctTCTCTGTCAAAACTTTACGCGTGACAGGAAATCCATTGATACATACTCAAAGAAAGACATTATACTCTACTATTCATACAAGCTATGTTGTTTTTTCGtgtcaaattcaaattgaaatggatcttgaaatatttggacAACTTAGAATCAAACTATATCTGTACTGAAACCACGTTAAGCCATGTTCTAAAATGCATACACACAGTTCGATCATGATCTAGTAGAAATAAagctttttgattttatataacGTACCAACGTTAATCCCGTAAAAAAAGAGGTGGAATGGtttgtctatctgacctccataGCCTAATTCCTCTTGCAGGTCACTTCTTATTGATAAGCTCGTGACTAAGCTACAACTGCCAAGTTCAATCACAGGTTAATCTACGTTTGAtgcggtcggtccgtggatgggtaaCGATCTATGTTACAAGGAGTTATTCCGTGTTTCGGGAAGCCAATATGCAAAGCGGAAAGCTAAGCAGTTTCTGGACATGGTTGTTATCTGTACATCTTTTAAAGTCACAACTAAACTTCTGTTGGTTTTggagaataaattaatttggtgTCTAAACTATATTTTACTAGTTTCCAAACAGTTCACGAAACTTTAATGAATcaagtactttttaaaatacttgactCATGAAATAACCCCTAAAACTAAACTTTCTGCCTACTCCCGCTACCGGTCTTCGGATCAAAAcgaaaggcaaaaaaaaatattcaattttaattatttgataacggCACATAAGACACAGAGTCTTTCAAAAAGCGGGGCCCCAGTATTAGGGGGCCAGgccaaaaaatacttaaaaaaacatacaaaattaaatgctcaAACTTTAATTGCGATaagtttatatatatttacagaATTATCACTATCTTATACTAACTACAGCTATACAATgctcttaataatattaaaaggaacCCGTATATGACTAGATCCATTACAATACGTTTTTAGTTTCAAGAGTCGTATCTCTGAAACTGTATGAGAATCACCAAGTATGTTGTCACTGCTCCTAAgacctgtaaaataaaaaaatacatcatgaGTATGATTTTTTCATCCATTTCTTTAGAAAATTCCGTGGGGAATAtgaattttgattgattgatcacAGGTAAAGCCACATTTTGCGCTTTCGTTCCTTGGATGGGTCATAACGAGATCCTCAGTCATTTAGAAAGAGAGCTGATCTGTTGGTCATTTGTATATCCATAAATTCTCAGTCAGAACGTCTCCAAATTCtacttctttataaataattggcAAGAATGATATGCCCTGGATAACCCTGGATCGCGTCTATGATGACTCAGAGCTAGAACGGCTGACAACTAGTCTTAATGGAAGATTTCGTGTTGCTCGAATGCCGTGAGTCTAAAATGTCGCTCAGGGTACCAACCGAAGCGATGAGTGGCCTGTGCAGCGTACACATGCCCATGGGCGAGTAGCTGACGGACTGCAGCATCAGCTGGCGAGAGAATATCTCCAGGCGCGCTGGCAGCACGCCGGTCGACGGCGCTGACGTCATCAGTCGGCTTATTATACCCTCCGTTCTTTTTCCCTGAAGATGAAAAACATTTACTGCATGtggttttaatttgaatagtttatgaaacattatttttcattcgtTCCTGCGATAAAATAGGGAAGAGTTTTATGTTtcagatgaaaataaatataacaaaaaccaaattaattttcaattaatatcgCCGTTCACTGGTATTACATGAAATAGTTTATACTAACACCAGGACTTATTATCATCTTAGAAGGTCTTGAATTACATGATTGTTGGGAAACCGCGTCCTCTGTTAAAACATCATTGATTAACCTAGTACCTCAGCTATGGTAAGATGCCCGGGCTCCACGACGCCAATCATGCGCAGCATATGCGTGGTGCACCACAGAAACTGTAGAAACAGGAAGTGGGGGCGGTtcgttgacacgactgcaatcaAAACAACATTGGTGTATTTAGAGACTGAAAATTAGTCATTGAAACTTGAAATAACAAAGCAATTTTGCCATCAACAAAACTCGGTCCATTCAATCGAATATCAAAACTGCAATCctcaaaagaaatattacttcGACAAGTCTTGGTGTCTCTGAGCATCTGCAACTACTTACGGATCTCCATTATGACGAAGTATGGCGTGACGATGAGATGCAGTAGCGTTGAGATTAATATGACGATGAGCGGCAGGCCGTAGCTGGCGTCGATGCTGGTGACGACGTCGCAGAGCGTGCCGTGCAGCGCGGCCAGGCGCCGCACCGCGTCACACGGGGACACCACCAGCCGGGGCTCGCCACTCGCTGGGGGGAAAGCAACCATTACAGTCCAAGGAAAGGATCACATCTACtaatttttttgctttgaaCAAACTGTAGGTGATAGCCGTCTCTgtcttaattaatataatttattcttttgtaCATTAAGAAAGTCACGACTCCTCATCAAGGAGTGCTTATGTCATGGGGGCTTTCGCAGACATTccagtcacatgcgcaaagacgaccagactcaggacaagtatttgtgatcACAcatgtgattcacgaatgctcgTCTAAcgtgggatcgaacccgcgacaagtcaCACTAAGGAGGTTTCGCGTGATgtcttcaaccactcggctgtccgtgcacTCAGTGATAAGTGGTGTAAACCTCACCTGTTCGTTTTATAATAACAACTTGCTCACGTCCCGACATGGAGTCATTGACCAGCAAGCTGACGTTAGCAGATCTCTGAGAGTCGGCCGGAGACACCCGGATAGCATAGATGTTCAGAGTTGAAGAACTTTTTGGTTTCTcgactgaaaaatattttttttaacgtttagATGGGATTAACGGGATAATAGGGATTCCAAGCGTCAGAGAACGACATGGCAAAACAAGCAGAAAAGAGGAACCTTAAATTcagtatacaccgtgattttttagtcgtcttacaaaagcatcccagttcatgtatccaatgactagaatacgttcatgataaaaaaataggtatttatgagatttgaataaatttaaaatgcaattttatgatatattatgatgcaattcgtagttttttagaaacagctccgttgcgagcgcggtccgagccttgtaacaatggtgaggggcgcgggcggcggcgtttttatcatttttaagagtataattcagatttctcttgtttaatttttcttcatacttattctcttagttgatgataaaaaaaaaatcgcgcctaggggtattttacgtcggatacatgaactgggctacttttgtaagacgactaaaatgTCACCGTGTatagtattgatttattttttcttgatgtTTATCAGTCGGAAATAGCTATTAGAATGATTTATACTTAAATCTCATTGAAATCCTCATTTGTGATAAATTGACTGCAACCTCTATAGTTACTATTCTTGTCGGTACTGGCTAATATCAACGTGTCTAATGTGTGAGGGGGGGGGGCGTTGCACTTGTTGTAGGTAAAATATCCAGAATGTTGATTTAGTTAGGAATAGAAGATAACGGGGCTTAATTAAGTGTGTAATTTTACTCACTGagttagaattaaaataaaacacttttttttttcaaaaaaatctctACCAGGTATGGACGCTTGGCGAGCAGTCAGCGCAAGCGCATCATTGACGGCGGTGAACCGCGACCGCACCGACAGCGCGGTGAACGCGAACTGTAGCTCCAGGATCATGACCACAAACCACAGCGCGTAGAAAGCAATGTAGTTGATCAACACGTCCCCTGGAACATTATAAATACTGTAAATTAATAAGTGGCATCATAATTTTAGACCAAAATCCTTTAATATGGGCATCCAATTTTTTCCGTCCTTGATCTGTTGGATTTTTATCAGCTGTTATCAACCCATTGAAGATTACTCCTTTTAATATCACTACTTGCTTTTTGTTCATAGCTCTTTTTCGTCTACCTACCAATAGCATTCTAATTTTTTTGGGAAATGTGCCTTAGCTTTGGTCACGTTTTGGGCTAAGTCTATTGTTTCCTGGGTTGCCATTACcaaaacaagctattttatAGATAGGTTTCAGAATAATCTTACCACTTATTTCTGGTTGTTCAGTAATGCAGGTGTCATGGAAATGCAGGACTTAGTTGACACAAATAGTGGTCTAAGTTATAACTTACATTCTCGGTCCAACTTCTTGCCTTCCACAACGTAGAATGCGAAGTCATCCACCACGAGAACAGAGAAGACGATGAGGCTAGCGAGGATGATGAGGCACAACTTGCGCTCGGCCACCGCCGAGTACTGGCTGCCTATACTGCTGTCCACCTGGAGTCAAAAGCAATATAGTAAG is drawn from Trichoplusia ni isolate ovarian cell line Hi5 chromosome 18, tn1, whole genome shotgun sequence and contains these coding sequences:
- the LOC113502913 gene encoding uncharacterized protein LOC113502913 isoform X1; translated protein: MKWRWYPCLVTIMTPLAPASGEPRLVVSPCDAVRRLAALHGTLCDVVTSIDASYGLPLIVILISTLLHLVVTPYFAIMEIMVSKNRPHFLVLQAMWCTMYFLRMIGLVEPGQLTIDEGKKTEIIISKLMMSMPSTGRLPERLEIFSRQLMMLQSISYEPMSMCTLNRSLITSVSKFDLKMNLNASMLKRRCIRRLGTPVGCETSRSIPIFVLSLSLIIKFINCCVFLSKL
- the LOC113502913 gene encoding gustatory receptor for sugar taste 43a-like isoform X2 produces the protein MKWRWYPCLVTIMTPLAPASGEPRLVVSPCDAVRRLAALHGTLCDVVTSIDASYGLPLIVILISTLLHLVVTPYFAIMEIMVSKNRPHFLVLQAMWCTMYFLRMIGLVEPGQLTIDEGKKTEIIISKLMMSMPSTGRLPERLEIFSRQLMMLQSISYEPMSMCTLNRSLITSVLAAVTIYLVIILQFQNYST
- the LOC113502914 gene encoding uncharacterized protein LOC113502914; this encodes MSFTSQTDISIASQYSAALERKQCIYILATLAMFSVLIVDDFIFYMMEAMKVDREWNVLYYYIAFYSLWYLVIILEVQFAFTALLVRSRLSAINNAFALTVRHASIPGTWFCLIVFRAALKLFLLVIKIC
- the LOC113503022 gene encoding gustatory receptor for sugar taste 43a-like; amino-acid sequence: MTMIASSWALPYEYPYRVTRIKPFILGVESAKVEGVPGAPLPQQSVPRAERATHCVVGGAHAFILRISSVVGLAPLRFESHGAGYTVSISSAMCVYSYILVTVLVICTILGLAAELNVGTQSVRMQTRMLQVASCSDVLVVVATAGAGIYGAPRRMRNMLKFMEDIAMVDSSIGSQYSAVAERKLCLIILASLIVFSVLVVDDFAFYVVEGKKLDREWDVLINYIAFYALWFVVMILELQFAFTALSVRSRFTAVNDALALTARQASIPVEKPKSSSTLNIYAIRVSPADSQRSANVSLLVNDSMSGREQVVIIKRTASGEPRLVVSPCDAVRRLAALHGTLCDVVTSIDASYGLPLIVILISTLLHLIVTPYFVIMEILVSTNRPHFLFLQFLWCTTHMLRMIGVVEPGHLTIAEGKRTEGIISRLMTSAPSTGVLPARLEIFSRQLMLQSVSYSPMGMCTLHRPLIASVLGAVTTYLVILIQFQRYDS